The genomic segment GCCCTGACGGTCCACGGTGGGGACACGCTTCGCCCGACCCGTCCGGGGCGGGACACCCGCTCCTGTCGCCGCAGCCCGCGTCGGTCCGATACCGCCGTCTCTGATGCCCGCAGTTACCGGAGGGTGGTTACCGCTGCTGGCTCCCGCTCCCTCGATAGTCTCCGCCGACAAGATAATAGCTATACAGTATAATTCGACTAACGGGGTCGTGGTTCCAGAGCACTCCGCTAGCTGGCACACGAGAGCGGCCGGAGAACGGACGCCGGGCTTCGCCCCCGGCGTCCCGAGCGCAGGATCAGAGGTCGTCCTCGACCGCTTCGACACTCACCGTCCCCTGCGCGTCGATGTTCTCGACGGAGAGTGCGCCGGTCTCGAACACGTCCTGTGCCGTGGGGAACGGGAACGTGGTGATTCCCAGTCCCGCGAGAGCCGGCCCCGAGACGGGTGGTCTGGGTCCCTGTGGGCCTGCCGGTCCGAAATCCCCGTCGTACTCGGAGCTGTCCGGGTCGCCGACGACGATCCGCATGACCATCCCGAAGAACTCGTGTGGCGCACAGAACAGGTCGTACGTCCCTGGACTGTCGAACTGATAGAGCCAGCTGCCGCCGGCGCCGATCACCGGTGAGGAGAGCGGCGGAACGTCGTCGGGGACTCGCTGCTGGCGCCCCTGGTTCTCGTGATACGCCGTGACCGTGTGTTCCGGTGTCTGAAAGTCGAACTGGACGATATCTCCTTCCTCGATACGGAGCCCGGTCGGCGAGAAGTGAAACGGGATCGTCGTCGGATCGCCGTCTTCCAACGCCTCGGGGTGGATGTGGAGTCCGACGGTGGCATCCGGTTGGAGACTCCCCGGGAGCTTCTCCAGCGACGGCTCGGAATAACCGTAGTACGGGTCGATCTGTGGCGGATGGCCGCCGTCGTGCCGGGCCGTCGCAGCACCGGTCCCAGCGGCCGCCATCGCGCCGAAGCCGAGTGCCCGCAACACGGTCCGGCGGTCGAATCCGCGGGCCAGTAGCCGCTTCAGTAATTCCCGGTCTCCGAGGTCTGTACTGGGTGAATTGGTATCTGTCATGACGTTGAACACCGCACTGGCCGTCTCGGCCGGGCCAATTCCGTGTTCTCGACGGCGACTGAATAGTATACACAGGCATCGCAACGATAGGCTCGACGTACCGAACCGGCCGGTAGAAACGGGTCGATTACTCCCCGGAAAGCCCGGAATACCGTCGGCAAGGTGATGCCCCCGAGAAACGGGGGGCCAGTCGACGACCCGCTGGCGAAAACGACGACTCGGTGTGAACAGCATGACACTACCGTCGTCGTCTCGAGGGGACAGCCGCCGCCCGCAGGTAGCCGTCGGGTGTCGTCGCTCGGGTGGAGACCGCCGGAGTAAAGAGTTCGAACGACCAACTAGACGGTATCTCCCGGACAACCGACCAACCGACGCTCGGGCCGGGCTACGAGGACCACGGCCCGGTCCTGCTGTTCGACGGGGTCTGTAACCTCTGTCACGGGCTGGTCCAGACCATCGTCCCGCGGGACCCCGAAGGGCGGCTCAAGTTCGCGTCGCTGCAGTCCGACTACGGACAGCGGGTGCGAGCGGCACACGGTCTCCCGACGGAGTCCCTGGGGTCGGTGGTGCTGGTCGATGGTCCCGACGTGTACACCAAGTCACGCGCCGTCATCAGAGTCGCCGAACTGCTCGGGTGGCCGTACCGACTCGCTGCCGTCGGTCGGCTCGTCCCCGCCTCGATCAGCGACACCGTCTACGACTTCGTCGCGGCCCATCGCTACCAGTGGTTCGGCCGAAAAGACCAGTGTATGATCCCTGACACCGACATCAGTGATCGCTTCGTCGACGACGGGATCACTGCCGAGTCGTCGGGTGGGACGTGAGGCGGTACCGGAACACCTAAGCAGGATTGACTTATGGCCTGAAACATGTCTTCCAGCGGCGTCCGATCGCACTCCCCGACCCTCATTACTGGGGTCGGAACGCTGCTGTTCGTCGCCGCGATCGTCCACCACATCACGGAACTGCTCGTCGTCGATTCGGTTCTCGCTCCGATCGCCGCGCTGATGCTGGACGTTCCCGCGGCCGTCGGGTTGATGTACGCCGGCCACTGGCTGTCGACGACCGATCTCGACCACCAGGAGCGCTGGACGGTGTGTGTCTGGTGTTTCGCCAGCCTCGTGCTGTTCGTGGCCGTCATCGCGGCGACGTTCGGCATCAGGCTCGCCGAGGACGGCCCGTCTCCGAACCCGGCTTCTCGCTGCTGATCGCGGCCGAGGCCGGCGGCGTCGCCGGCTTCGTCGGCGGGTACTACAACGCCCGTGCCCGGGCGAGCGCTCGGCGCGCCACCACCGCCAGAAACGCGCTGGGCTTCGTCAACGAACTCATCCGACACGATCTCCGGAACGATCTGAACGTGATCCACGGGCACGCCGACCTGCTGGCCCAGCGGGAAACCGGGCCGGACCCGGGCGACCCGACGGTCGTCCGTGAGAAATCGATGGAGGCGCTGACACGCATCGAGACGAGCCGTGCGATCGCCGACACGCTCCTCAGCGACCCCGACCTCGACGCCGTCGATGTCGTCCCGATCGTCCACGAGATCAC from the Haloarcula pelagica genome contains:
- a CDS encoding cupredoxin domain-containing protein: MTDTNSPSTDLGDRELLKRLLARGFDRRTVLRALGFGAMAAAGTGAATARHDGGHPPQIDPYYGYSEPSLEKLPGSLQPDATVGLHIHPEALEDGDPTTIPFHFSPTGLRIEEGDIVQFDFQTPEHTVTAYHENQGRQQRVPDDVPPLSSPVIGAGGSWLYQFDSPGTYDLFCAPHEFFGMVMRIVVGDPDSSEYDGDFGPAGPQGPRPPVSGPALAGLGITTFPFPTAQDVFETGALSVENIDAQGTVSVEAVEDDL
- a CDS encoding thiol-disulfide oxidoreductase DCC family protein, whose amino-acid sequence is MSRTTDQPTLGPGYEDHGPVLLFDGVCNLCHGLVQTIVPRDPEGRLKFASLQSDYGQRVRAAHGLPTESLGSVVLVDGPDVYTKSRAVIRVAELLGWPYRLAAVGRLVPASISDTVYDFVAAHRYQWFGRKDQCMIPDTDISDRFVDDGITAESSGGT